One genomic window of Micrococcus flavus includes the following:
- the cas2e gene encoding type I-E CRISPR-associated endoribonuclease Cas2e has protein sequence MMVLVLTAAPAGLRGELTRWLMEIDAGVFVGNPSARIRDELWAKTKQDVREGRALLVYTAATEQRMRVETHRHHWQPVDVEGLTLMRRPLPEGSRQDGPQRRTGWSAARMRQRSLRPSWRRQQDGQSE, from the coding sequence ATGATGGTCCTGGTCCTCACGGCGGCGCCTGCCGGCCTGCGCGGAGAGCTGACTCGCTGGCTGATGGAGATCGACGCGGGCGTGTTCGTGGGGAACCCGTCGGCGCGAATCCGTGACGAACTCTGGGCGAAGACGAAGCAGGACGTCAGGGAGGGGCGTGCCCTGCTCGTCTACACGGCAGCGACAGAACAGAGAATGCGCGTCGAGACGCACCGGCATCATTGGCAGCCCGTCGACGTGGAAGGACTGACCCTGATGCGGCGCCCGCTTCCGGAAGGATCCCGGCAGGATGGCCCGCAACGACGTACTGGATGGAGCGCTGCGCGGATGCGGCAACGCTCGTTGAGGCCGTCGTGGCGGCGCCAGCAAGACGGCCAAAGTGAATGA
- the cas5e gene encoding type I-E CRISPR-associated protein Cas5/CasD: protein MTGTLLLRLKGPLQSWGSSSRHQRRETHPVPTKSAVVGLLAAAEGRRRTDPVEDIAALEFGVRVDQPGTLLRDYQTAADWQRNPTAAAKLSERFYLQDACFVAGVSGPEELLEGMEHALRNPVFPLYLGRRSCPADPRLVIGWFDLGVEAALREVPWQAADWYRRTRARRVPLPIYRDAQPGEVVEERVQDLPLSFDPARREYGWRAVHMPAPLVVENKQGRDHADPFWEAVMSA, encoded by the coding sequence GTGACTGGCACCCTGCTCCTGAGGCTGAAGGGCCCCTTGCAGTCCTGGGGCTCCTCGAGTCGCCATCAGCGTCGGGAGACGCACCCGGTCCCGACGAAGTCCGCGGTGGTGGGTCTTCTCGCCGCGGCCGAGGGTCGCCGTCGCACCGATCCCGTGGAGGACATCGCAGCCCTCGAGTTCGGCGTGCGTGTGGACCAGCCGGGGACCCTCCTGCGTGACTACCAGACCGCCGCCGACTGGCAGCGGAATCCGACGGCGGCCGCGAAGCTGAGCGAGCGCTTCTACCTGCAGGACGCCTGTTTCGTCGCGGGAGTGTCGGGGCCGGAGGAGTTGCTCGAGGGAATGGAGCATGCGCTCCGCAATCCGGTGTTCCCCCTGTACCTGGGGCGCCGCTCGTGTCCCGCCGATCCCCGGCTAGTGATCGGCTGGTTCGACCTCGGCGTGGAGGCGGCGCTGCGGGAGGTGCCGTGGCAGGCTGCCGACTGGTATCGGCGCACCCGCGCGAGGCGGGTGCCCTTGCCGATCTACCGGGACGCCCAGCCCGGGGAGGTCGTGGAGGAGCGGGTGCAGGACCTGCCGCTGAGCTTCGACCCGGCCCGCCGGGAGTATGGCTGGCGCGCGGTGCACATGCCCGCGCCGCTCGTCGTGGAGAACAAGCAGGGACGGGACCATGCAGACCCGTTCTGGGAGGCGGTGATGAGCGCATGA
- the cas6e gene encoding type I-E CRISPR-associated protein Cas6/Cse3/CasE, giving the protein MTVLARMSLNAATRGGRRLLGDRQAMHAAVMSAFSPGAHDAMAGRVLWRVDHEAHRHTLYAVSPVEPDLTHVVEQAGWAGESWDAADYDPFLSRLVTGQRWAFRLAANPVKAKAQPDGRRSKVLPHVTPAQQVAWLQERAAGWGFSVPAAGESDGPGAVTVTHRADERFGRGQNGAGRRRSRVTLRVVQFDGVLDVADASLLRQALTGGMGRAKGYGCGLMTLRPIAR; this is encoded by the coding sequence ATGACGGTGCTCGCCAGGATGTCCTTGAATGCGGCGACGCGCGGTGGTCGGAGACTGCTGGGCGATCGCCAGGCCATGCACGCCGCGGTCATGTCGGCCTTCTCGCCGGGAGCGCACGACGCGATGGCCGGCCGGGTGCTGTGGCGGGTGGACCATGAGGCCCACCGCCACACGCTGTATGCCGTCAGCCCGGTGGAGCCTGACCTGACGCATGTCGTGGAGCAGGCAGGGTGGGCTGGTGAGTCGTGGGACGCGGCGGACTACGACCCGTTTCTCAGCCGTCTCGTGACGGGGCAACGGTGGGCGTTCCGGCTCGCTGCGAACCCGGTGAAGGCCAAGGCCCAGCCGGACGGCCGACGCAGCAAGGTCCTGCCCCATGTGACGCCGGCCCAGCAGGTGGCCTGGCTGCAGGAACGTGCCGCAGGGTGGGGGTTCAGCGTGCCGGCGGCGGGCGAGTCGGACGGCCCCGGGGCCGTCACGGTGACCCACCGCGCCGATGAGAGATTCGGTCGGGGGCAGAATGGGGCGGGCAGGCGACGGAGCCGGGTCACGTTGCGGGTGGTCCAGTTCGACGGGGTGCTCGACGTGGCGGATGCGTCGTTGCTGCGGCAGGCGCTGACAGGTGGCATGGGCAGGGCCAAGGGCTACGGCTGCGGCCTGATGACCCTGCGGCCGATCGCGCGATGA
- the cas1e gene encoding type I-E CRISPR-associated endonuclease Cas1e, which yields MEARELTRVADRLSFVYLERATVHRDGNAITATDQDGVLHIPSAALGCLLLGPGTRVTHAAMSLLGDSGASVVWVGENGVRYYAHGRSLARSTRLLICQAELVSNTRSRLAVARRMYAMRFPGEDVSALTVQQLRGREGARVRGLYRRMAAQYDVEWTRRDYDPENFEDGNLANRALTVANTALYGIVHAVVVALGCAAGLGFVHTGNDRSFVYDVADLYKADIAIPVAFRVAGTPGADVETDVRRAVRDAVVKERLLERIARDVGELLLGLEELPEEWDQEDGLSLWSGRGQQTVPGGVSYGERA from the coding sequence ATGGAGGCGCGGGAGCTGACGCGGGTGGCCGATCGGCTGTCCTTCGTCTATCTGGAGCGCGCCACGGTGCACCGGGACGGCAACGCGATCACGGCGACCGATCAGGACGGAGTGCTGCACATCCCCTCCGCGGCGCTGGGCTGCCTGCTCCTGGGGCCGGGGACGCGTGTGACCCATGCGGCGATGTCCCTTCTGGGTGACTCTGGTGCCTCCGTGGTGTGGGTGGGGGAGAACGGTGTCCGGTACTACGCCCATGGGCGGAGCCTGGCCCGGTCGACTCGCCTGCTGATCTGTCAGGCGGAGCTGGTGTCCAACACGCGCTCTCGCCTGGCGGTGGCCCGGCGCATGTACGCGATGCGGTTCCCGGGGGAGGACGTCTCCGCGCTCACGGTGCAGCAGCTGCGTGGACGCGAGGGGGCGCGTGTCCGAGGCCTGTATAGGCGCATGGCGGCGCAGTACGACGTGGAGTGGACGCGTCGTGACTACGACCCGGAGAACTTCGAGGACGGGAACCTGGCGAATCGTGCACTGACAGTGGCCAACACGGCGCTCTACGGGATCGTCCACGCCGTGGTGGTGGCGCTGGGATGTGCCGCAGGCCTCGGGTTCGTCCATACGGGCAATGACAGGTCGTTCGTCTACGACGTGGCAGACCTCTACAAGGCCGACATCGCCATCCCCGTGGCGTTCCGTGTCGCCGGGACGCCGGGAGCTGATGTGGAGACGGATGTGCGGCGAGCCGTGCGAGACGCCGTCGTGAAGGAGCGCCTGCTGGAGAGGATCGCCCGTGACGTGGGCGAGCTTCTTCTGGGGCTCGAGGAGCTTCCGGAGGAGTGGGACCAGGAGGACGGCCTGTCCCTGTGGAGCGGGCGAGGCCAGCAGACCGTCCCCGGCGGCGTGAGCTACGGAGAGCGCGCATGA
- the cas7e gene encoding type I-E CRISPR-associated protein Cas7/Cse4/CasC — protein MSLFIDIHALQTLPPNNINRDDTGSPKTATFGGVPRQRVSSQAWKRAIRKDFEQQLNPDELGVRTKRVVERIARRVLELQGTPETDVRDPQQRAALAEAAGRVEALLKGAGFKPEKPKAKAKKDVTEEEQLEALFAEVSYLMFLSDKQITAAAQAIIETPDGPWSKKTAAALLDDAHSVDIAMFGRMIADASDFRVDASVQVAHAISVSASEPEFDYFTAVDDVREDVEESGAGMIGTVTFTSSTLYRYANVNVGALAANLGSEEAALRAAQAFVRSFIRSMPTGKQNTFANTTLPDLVVVALREDRPISWVNAFEDPVPTEVEGGRRKEAAARLAAEAAALESMYAAPARRTWVIALPALADAVAALGAPVDQRTLLTQLEVELQEATA, from the coding sequence ATGAGCCTGTTCATCGACATCCACGCCCTGCAGACCCTGCCCCCGAACAACATCAACCGCGACGACACCGGATCGCCGAAGACCGCCACGTTCGGCGGAGTCCCGCGCCAGCGTGTGTCGTCTCAGGCGTGGAAGCGCGCGATCCGCAAGGACTTCGAGCAGCAGCTGAATCCGGACGAGCTCGGCGTGCGCACCAAGCGTGTCGTCGAGCGCATCGCCCGGCGCGTCCTGGAGCTGCAGGGCACCCCTGAGACGGACGTCCGCGACCCGCAGCAGCGCGCCGCACTGGCCGAGGCGGCCGGGCGGGTCGAGGCGCTGCTCAAGGGCGCCGGCTTCAAGCCGGAGAAGCCCAAGGCCAAGGCCAAGAAGGACGTCACCGAGGAGGAGCAGCTCGAGGCTCTCTTCGCCGAGGTCTCCTACCTGATGTTCCTCAGCGACAAGCAGATCACGGCGGCGGCCCAGGCGATCATCGAGACCCCGGACGGACCCTGGAGCAAGAAGACGGCAGCCGCCCTCCTGGACGATGCGCACTCGGTGGACATCGCGATGTTCGGCCGCATGATCGCCGACGCCTCCGACTTCAGGGTGGACGCCTCCGTGCAGGTGGCGCACGCCATCAGCGTCAGCGCCTCGGAGCCGGAGTTCGACTACTTCACCGCCGTCGACGATGTCCGGGAGGACGTGGAGGAGTCCGGGGCAGGGATGATCGGCACGGTCACCTTCACATCGTCCACCCTCTACCGCTACGCGAACGTCAATGTCGGGGCACTCGCCGCGAACCTCGGTTCCGAGGAGGCCGCGTTGCGGGCAGCGCAGGCCTTCGTCAGGTCCTTCATCCGCTCGATGCCCACGGGCAAGCAGAACACCTTCGCCAACACGACACTGCCGGACCTCGTGGTCGTCGCGCTGCGGGAGGACCGGCCGATCTCCTGGGTCAACGCCTTCGAGGACCCGGTGCCCACCGAGGTCGAGGGCGGCCGCCGCAAGGAGGCCGCGGCGCGCCTGGCCGCCGAGGCCGCCGCGCTCGAGAGCATGTACGCGGCTCCGGCTCGACGCACCTGGGTGATCGCGCTGCCCGCGCTCGCCGACGCCGTCGCCGCCCTCGGTGCCCCCGTGGACCAGCGGACCCTGCTGACGCAGCTGGAGGTCGAGCTGCAGGAGGCGACGGCGTGA